A single genomic interval of Aegicerativicinus sediminis harbors:
- a CDS encoding lipocalin family protein, translating to MKYFKFLSIVAIFSLLMACSLSKTERQARNTIDGTWILNTVDYEATGNFASTLFNDTSAQCFEGSKWFFRSNNSTGTYEILNSDCPTGVRNIRWAANEIGKDTGNYEFTMKFVDEKNKDIQKNVGYKMDLRYLDANTLTITETADVDGSPIKIVLNFSRLTQ from the coding sequence ATGAAATATTTTAAATTTTTATCAATCGTGGCCATTTTCAGTTTACTTATGGCTTGTTCACTCTCTAAGACTGAGCGACAAGCCCGAAATACAATTGATGGGACATGGATACTTAATACGGTAGACTATGAAGCAACAGGTAATTTTGCAAGTACTCTGTTCAATGATACCTCGGCGCAATGCTTCGAGGGTAGCAAATGGTTTTTTAGATCGAACAACAGTACTGGTACTTATGAAATTCTTAATTCCGATTGTCCTACAGGGGTAAGAAATATTAGGTGGGCAGCAAATGAAATAGGTAAGGACACAGGAAATTACGAATTCACAATGAAATTCGTTGATGAAAAGAACAAAGACATTCAAAAGAATGTTGGTTATAAAATGGATTTGCGATATCTAGATGCAAATACTTTAACGATTACAGAAACTGCCGATGTAGATGGTAGTCCAATTAAAATCGTTTTGAATTTTTCTAGATTAACTCAATAA
- the corA gene encoding magnesium/cobalt transporter CorA, with protein sequence MKKAKLPNLKIFHRRHKKYEVSNLPPGTIRYRGKKESTKTHFDIIEYNENYYNHHVGNSVEDSFGGDSEGTVTWINLNGLNNIQAIEELGEHYGIHPLTLEDIANTNQRPKLEENEGYIFMVVKMLYYNDEHELIIEHLSIILSHDYVITFQESDGDVFDNLRDRIEHKKGRIRGYGASYLAYALLDAVVDNYFSVMEVLGEHIEDMESNIFEMDTTDEVANEIQMLKRQILKIRRAVLPLREGINRLEKNEHPLMDPKIQHFIRDLYDHIIQVSESIDLYREMVWGLMDMHMSIISNKMNEIMKVLTIIATIFIPLTFIAGIYGMNFENMPELQTRYGYFVLLSVMAVIFIIMLLYFRRKKWL encoded by the coding sequence GTGAAAAAAGCGAAGCTTCCCAATTTAAAAATCTTCCATAGAAGACATAAAAAATATGAGGTATCCAATCTTCCTCCAGGTACTATACGGTATAGGGGGAAAAAGGAATCTACAAAGACTCATTTCGACATTATTGAATACAATGAGAATTATTACAATCATCATGTAGGTAATTCTGTAGAGGACAGTTTTGGTGGTGATAGTGAGGGTACGGTAACCTGGATTAATCTAAATGGATTAAATAATATTCAGGCAATTGAAGAATTGGGAGAACATTATGGGATTCATCCATTAACCCTAGAAGACATTGCCAATACTAATCAACGGCCAAAGTTGGAGGAAAATGAGGGCTATATTTTTATGGTGGTTAAAATGTTATATTATAATGATGAGCACGAACTTATAATTGAGCATTTAAGTATTATACTATCTCATGATTATGTCATTACTTTTCAAGAATCAGATGGGGATGTATTCGATAATTTAAGGGATAGAATTGAGCATAAAAAAGGAAGGATAAGAGGATATGGAGCGTCTTATCTTGCATATGCTCTGTTAGATGCAGTTGTGGACAATTATTTTTCTGTAATGGAAGTTCTAGGGGAGCATATAGAGGATATGGAATCGAATATATTTGAAATGGATACTACGGATGAGGTGGCGAATGAAATTCAGATGTTGAAGAGGCAGATTCTTAAAATTAGGCGGGCAGTTTTACCATTGAGGGAAGGGATCAATAGACTTGAAAAGAATGAACATCCATTGATGGATCCAAAGATTCAACATTTCATTCGAGATTTGTACGATCATATTATCCAAGTTTCAGAATCTATTGATCTTTATAGGGAAATGGTATGGGGTTTAATGGACATGCATATGAGTATTATTTCAAACAAGATGAATGAAATAATGAAAGTGCTTACCATTATTGCCACAATATTTATTCCTCTAACCTTTATTGCAGGTATTTATGGGATGAATTTTGAAAACATGCCAGAACTTCAAACGCGATACGGTTATTTCGTGTTGTTAAGTGTAATGGCTGTAATTTTCATAATAATGTTATTATATTTTAGAAGAAAAAAATGGCTGTAG
- a CDS encoding OmpA family protein, with amino-acid sequence MKKIIQYIAIMVVTFILIVGCKAVENSNNKQKGAVIGATSGAVLGGVIGNNVGKGGNTVLGAIIGAAVGGAAGAYIGDRMDRQAERITEEIPGAEVTRVGEGINVTFGEDSGVHFATDKSNINATSAATLDKLVGIFKEYPDSNILIEGHTDSVGADEYNMGLSKRRAESVSSYLSSHGISSGRLTTKWYGESQPKGDNSTAEGRASNRRVELAIVANEDLKKEAKNRVD; translated from the coding sequence ATGAAAAAAATTATACAATATATAGCAATTATGGTTGTGACTTTCATTCTAATAGTAGGATGTAAAGCGGTAGAAAATTCCAATAATAAACAAAAAGGTGCTGTAATAGGTGCTACAAGTGGCGCCGTTTTAGGTGGAGTTATTGGTAACAATGTAGGTAAGGGCGGAAACACCGTTCTCGGCGCTATTATTGGTGCCGCGGTTGGTGGTGCTGCAGGAGCCTACATTGGTGACCGGATGGACAGACAGGCTGAAAGAATTACCGAAGAAATACCTGGAGCTGAAGTTACAAGGGTAGGTGAAGGTATCAATGTTACTTTCGGTGAAGATAGTGGGGTTCATTTTGCCACAGACAAGTCTAATATAAATGCTACTTCCGCAGCTACTTTAGACAAATTAGTGGGCATATTTAAAGAATATCCAGATTCTAATATTTTAATTGAAGGTCACACAGATAGCGTAGGTGCTGATGAATATAATATGGGGCTTTCTAAAAGAAGAGCAGAGTCTGTGTCTTCTTATTTGTCGTCACACGGTATTTCATCCGGCAGGTTAACAACAAAATGGTATGGTGAAAGTCAGCCAAAAGGTGATAATAGCACTGCTGAAGGTAGGGCATCCAATAGAAGGGTAGAGTTGGCTATTGTTGCCAATGAGGACTTGAAAAAAGAAGCTAAAAACAGAGTTGATTAA
- the pfkA gene encoding 6-phosphofructokinase yields MAKTISKLGVFTSGGDSPGMNAAIRSVVRTCAYHKIQCAGIYRGYEGMIEGDFVPMDARSVKDIINRGGTILKSARSDEFRTKEGRKKAFDQLTKAGIDGLVAIGGDGTFTGAMIFSQEFDFPVMGIPGTIDNDIFGTSHTLGYDTALNTVVEVIDKIRDTASSHNRLFFIEVMGRDVGHIALNAGVGAGAEEILIPEEDLGLDRLLESLRRSKSSGKSSSIVVVAEGDKIGKNVFELKDYVESHMSEYEVRVSVLGHMQRGGSPSCFDRVLASRMGVKAVESLLEGKTDFMVGLINDKIALTPLTKAVKGKSDINLELLRVSEIMTT; encoded by the coding sequence ATGGCGAAAACGATAAGCAAGTTGGGGGTTTTTACCTCGGGTGGAGATTCTCCCGGCATGAATGCGGCCATAAGATCTGTAGTTAGAACCTGTGCCTACCATAAAATTCAATGTGCAGGAATTTATAGAGGATATGAAGGGATGATTGAGGGAGACTTTGTGCCAATGGATGCGCGAAGTGTAAAAGATATAATAAATAGAGGGGGAACTATTCTTAAATCTGCACGTTCCGATGAGTTCCGCACAAAGGAAGGACGAAAAAAAGCCTTTGATCAGCTTACCAAAGCAGGTATTGATGGTCTTGTTGCAATTGGTGGCGATGGAACTTTTACTGGTGCAATGATTTTTAGTCAAGAATTTGACTTTCCAGTAATGGGTATCCCAGGTACAATAGACAATGATATTTTTGGCACCTCACATACCTTAGGTTATGATACTGCTTTAAATACGGTTGTAGAAGTAATTGATAAAATTCGTGATACTGCAAGTTCACATAACCGATTATTCTTTATTGAGGTAATGGGTAGGGATGTAGGCCACATAGCTTTAAATGCGGGTGTTGGTGCAGGAGCGGAGGAAATATTAATTCCTGAGGAAGATTTAGGTCTTGACCGTTTATTAGAGTCTTTGCGTCGCAGCAAAAGTTCTGGAAAGTCTTCAAGTATTGTTGTGGTTGCAGAAGGTGATAAGATAGGTAAAAATGTTTTTGAACTGAAAGATTACGTGGAAAGCCACATGTCTGAATACGAGGTTCGCGTATCTGTACTTGGCCATATGCAAAGAGGAGGTTCTCCATCATGTTTTGATCGGGTGTTGGCAAGTAGAATGGGTGTTAAAGCTGTTGAAAGTCTTTTAGAGGGGAAAACAGATTTCATGGTCGGACTTATTAACGATAAAATTGCATTAACGCCTTTAACGAAGGCTGTCAAAGGAAAATCTGATATTAACTTAGAACTTTTACGTGTGTCTGAAATAATGACCACTTAA
- a CDS encoding mechanosensitive ion channel family protein translates to MAVELRDRIDKSLETLLTKLNAWWDSFVENIPNLVIAVLVLIAAYILAGYISRLVEKLVRRRVHKKSVSNMVSKISAVVVVMVGLFLALGILNLSQALTSLLAGAGVLGLVIGLALQETLSNTVAGVVLSFRDKIRLGDWVETSGFAGEVLDINLKNFILKEADNKIVIIPNKVIIGNSLKNFTLNGDMRLSVSCGVGYESDLEMVKSITMSTIKEEFKEESKEEVEFFYTEFGESSINFICRFWFKGKNAKEALGAKSRAIMAIRKAFRENDINIPFPIRTIDFSNELTTYTVSPNSTE, encoded by the coding sequence ATGGCTGTAGAGTTACGAGACCGAATAGACAAATCTTTAGAAACCTTATTAACTAAGTTAAATGCTTGGTGGGATTCTTTTGTTGAGAATATCCCAAACCTGGTTATTGCCGTATTAGTTCTTATCGCGGCATATATTTTAGCAGGTTACATTAGCAGACTGGTTGAAAAACTTGTAAGAAGGAGGGTTCATAAAAAGTCCGTCAGTAATATGGTGTCCAAAATTTCCGCTGTTGTTGTGGTTATGGTGGGCCTTTTTCTTGCGTTAGGTATTTTAAATTTAAGCCAGGCGCTTACTTCTCTTTTAGCCGGTGCGGGTGTTTTGGGTTTAGTTATTGGTTTGGCATTACAAGAAACTCTCTCGAATACCGTGGCTGGTGTGGTGTTATCTTTTCGTGATAAAATTAGATTGGGTGATTGGGTTGAAACTTCTGGTTTTGCGGGAGAAGTGTTAGATATAAACTTGAAAAATTTCATACTAAAAGAGGCTGACAATAAAATAGTAATCATTCCTAATAAGGTAATTATAGGAAATTCTTTAAAGAATTTCACCTTGAATGGTGATATGCGATTGTCTGTTAGTTGTGGTGTTGGTTATGAATCTGACCTTGAAATGGTAAAATCCATTACAATGTCAACAATAAAGGAAGAGTTTAAAGAAGAATCTAAAGAGGAAGTTGAATTCTTTTATACAGAGTTTGGTGAAAGTTCAATAAACTTTATATGTAGATTTTGGTTTAAGGGAAAAAATGCTAAAGAAGCCTTAGGAGCTAAGAGTAGAGCTATAATGGCAATAAGAAAGGCCTTTAGGGAAAATGACATAAATATACCATTCCCAATACGCACTATAGATTTTAGTAATGAATTAACCACATATACCGTTAGTCCAAATTCTACCGAATAA
- the gap gene encoding type I glyceraldehyde-3-phosphate dehydrogenase has product MANLKLGINGFGRIGRIVFRATVKRPDVDVVAINDLLDVDHLAYLLEYDSVHGRFDGTIEVKDGNLVVDGKTIRITAERDPKSLKWDEAGVDIVAECTGIFTTLDTAQYHIDAGAKKVVISAPSKDAPMFVMGVNDAELTADHTIVSNASCTTNCLAPLAKVLDDNFGIVEGLMTTVHATTATQLTVDGPSRKDFRGGRSALLNIIPASTGAAKAVGKVIPKLNGKLTGMAFRVPTADVSVVDLTFRTEKATNLDEIKKAMKDASEGAMKGVLGYTDELVVSQDFVSDARTSIFDADAAIELNERFFKVVSWYDNEFGYSNKLVDLAEKIHSL; this is encoded by the coding sequence ATGGCAAATTTAAAATTAGGTATTAACGGATTTGGCCGAATTGGTCGAATTGTTTTCAGAGCTACAGTAAAACGACCAGATGTGGATGTGGTAGCAATAAATGACTTGTTGGATGTGGATCACTTGGCTTATCTACTAGAATATGACTCTGTTCATGGAAGGTTTGATGGAACAATAGAGGTTAAAGATGGGAATTTAGTAGTAGATGGTAAAACTATTAGAATTACTGCCGAAAGAGATCCTAAAAGTCTTAAATGGGATGAAGCAGGTGTAGATATTGTTGCAGAATGTACAGGTATTTTCACAACCTTAGATACAGCTCAGTACCACATTGATGCTGGTGCTAAGAAAGTTGTTATTTCTGCTCCTAGTAAGGATGCACCTATGTTTGTTATGGGTGTAAACGATGCAGAATTAACTGCAGATCACACGATTGTATCTAATGCTTCTTGTACTACTAACTGTTTAGCGCCCTTGGCAAAAGTTTTGGATGATAACTTTGGTATAGTTGAAGGTTTGATGACTACGGTTCATGCCACTACAGCTACCCAATTAACGGTCGATGGGCCATCTAGAAAAGATTTCAGAGGAGGAAGAAGTGCATTGTTAAATATTATACCAGCTTCAACTGGGGCTGCTAAAGCTGTAGGAAAGGTTATTCCTAAATTGAACGGAAAACTTACTGGTATGGCATTTAGAGTTCCAACTGCAGACGTTTCTGTGGTCGACTTAACTTTCAGAACGGAGAAAGCCACTAATTTAGATGAGATTAAAAAAGCGATGAAAGATGCTTCGGAAGGAGCTATGAAGGGGGTTCTTGGTTATACCGATGAGTTAGTAGTTTCTCAAGATTTTGTTAGTGATGCCAGAACTAGTATTTTCGATGCCGATGCTGCAATTGAGTTGAATGAAAGATTCTTCAAGGTGGTTTCTTGGTACGATAATGAGTTTGGCTATTCTAACAAACTTGTGGATTTAGCAGAGAAAATTCATTCTCTTTAA
- a CDS encoding BadF/BadG/BcrA/BcrD ATPase family protein encodes MILVVDSGSTKCDWIFVDMQGKQLREKIRTPGMNPAILKEKKLTKILHKSEELMEIRNDVTHLYFYGAGCGTENPRMLLTQVLQFMFVNAEVEVQEDTMAAVRATLNHDEEAAVVCIMGTGSNCSYYDGENLHQRVKSLGYILMDDASGNYYGKQLIRDYYFNKMPETIKVAFADKYNLEADYIKYNIYKQPNANAYLATFAEFMFLNHDSDYVRDLIKEGIRKFAVNMIMQYKEELKTVPVHFAGSIAFFSKPEIMEVAEELGFKAGNFIRRPIDGLVKYHTKKLTT; translated from the coding sequence ATGATACTGGTTGTTGATAGTGGTTCTACCAAATGTGATTGGATTTTTGTCGATATGCAAGGCAAACAATTACGAGAAAAAATTCGTACTCCAGGTATGAATCCGGCCATATTAAAAGAAAAAAAGCTTACCAAAATTCTTCATAAAAGTGAGGAGTTAATGGAAATTCGTAATGATGTAACGCATTTATATTTCTATGGAGCAGGTTGTGGAACTGAAAACCCAAGGATGCTTTTAACCCAGGTGTTGCAATTTATGTTTGTCAATGCTGAAGTTGAGGTTCAGGAAGATACAATGGCCGCTGTTAGGGCTACATTGAATCATGACGAAGAGGCTGCCGTGGTTTGTATAATGGGTACTGGATCTAACTGCAGCTATTACGATGGCGAGAATTTGCACCAGAGGGTTAAATCTCTAGGCTACATTTTAATGGATGATGCAAGTGGGAATTATTACGGTAAACAATTAATCCGTGATTATTATTTCAATAAAATGCCTGAAACTATCAAGGTAGCTTTCGCAGATAAATATAATTTGGAGGCTGACTATATAAAATATAATATTTATAAGCAGCCAAATGCCAATGCATATCTTGCCACCTTTGCCGAATTTATGTTTTTAAATCACGATTCTGATTATGTGAGAGATTTAATTAAGGAAGGCATTCGCAAGTTTGCAGTTAATATGATTATGCAGTATAAAGAGGAATTAAAAACAGTTCCAGTTCATTTTGCAGGAAGTATTGCATTTTTCTCGAAACCAGAAATTATGGAGGTGGCTGAAGAATTAGGCTTTAAGGCGGGTAATTTTATTAGAAGACCGATTGATGGTTTGGTAAAGTACCATACAAAAAAACTGACAACTTAA
- a CDS encoding DUF2461 domain-containing protein: MISQDIFLFLSELKANNDRDWFNANKKRFEKLKKEANQFFKSIYDGLNKFDQVDSYKMFRIYRDVRFSANKLPYKTHFSSSFNRQKPELRGGYYVHLEPSNSFLATGFWDPSKEDLFRIRKEFEIDDTPMREIIANKGISNLWGELKGEELKSSPRDFDGNHPAIDLIRKKQFIFTKQFKDKEVLDKNFENVILDHFKAIRPYFDYMSEVLTTNLNGESLIN; the protein is encoded by the coding sequence ATGATTTCACAAGACATATTTTTGTTTTTATCCGAATTAAAGGCCAATAACGATAGGGATTGGTTCAATGCCAATAAAAAGAGGTTTGAAAAACTGAAAAAAGAGGCAAATCAATTTTTCAAATCAATATATGATGGGTTGAACAAGTTTGACCAGGTTGATAGCTATAAAATGTTCCGGATTTATAGAGATGTACGATTTTCAGCTAATAAGCTTCCATATAAAACTCATTTTTCAAGCTCTTTTAATAGACAAAAACCAGAGTTAAGAGGAGGATACTATGTACACCTTGAGCCATCAAACTCATTTCTTGCTACAGGATTTTGGGATCCTTCAAAAGAAGATTTGTTCAGAATTAGAAAAGAATTTGAAATAGACGATACCCCGATGCGGGAAATTATCGCCAATAAAGGAATTTCAAATTTATGGGGAGAATTAAAAGGCGAAGAATTAAAATCATCACCAAGAGATTTCGATGGTAATCACCCAGCAATTGATCTAATTAGAAAAAAGCAATTTATATTTACAAAACAATTTAAGGATAAGGAAGTCTTAGACAAGAATTTTGAAAATGTCATTTTAGACCACTTTAAAGCTATAAGACCATATTTTGATTATATGAGCGAGGTCCTAACAACTAATCTTAATGGGGAATCGCTAATTAATTAA
- a CDS encoding acyl-CoA thioesterase, producing MRFHTRKWVKPEDLNPNGTLFGGRLLAWIDEEAALYTIIQLENSRVVTKYMSEINFKSSAKQGDIVELGIEVVKFGTTSLTLRCEARNKMTRETILLVDNIVMVNLNKSGEPTPHGKNKVEFVKDRLS from the coding sequence ATGCGATTTCATACCCGCAAATGGGTAAAGCCTGAAGACTTAAATCCTAACGGAACTTTATTTGGTGGTCGATTATTGGCCTGGATTGATGAGGAGGCGGCACTTTATACTATAATTCAATTAGAAAATTCTAGGGTCGTTACCAAGTATATGTCCGAAATTAATTTCAAAAGTTCCGCCAAACAAGGGGATATAGTAGAATTAGGAATAGAGGTGGTAAAATTTGGAACGACATCACTTACACTGAGATGCGAGGCCAGGAATAAAATGACAAGGGAAACCATATTATTGGTCGACAATATTGTTATGGTTAATCTAAATAAAAGTGGTGAACCAACACCACACGGCAAAAATAAAGTGGAATTTGTTAAAGATAGATTAAGTTGA
- a CDS encoding glyoxalase, producing the protein MCERSQNLLNLRPTISAAKVYDNMSDAERFQNLTLRPVIKFQQDLLVAAFKNYIMKHKNVFYDLSLPKKLDYIENAIHKDMKFRNSLKGMVIGQFTAEEYDIYIQDSCALNKRMMSLVKDRLVDHIQLLAFKVA; encoded by the coding sequence ATGTGCGAAAGATCACAAAACCTACTTAATCTAAGACCTACGATTTCAGCCGCTAAGGTTTATGACAATATGAGCGATGCTGAGCGTTTCCAGAACTTAACTTTACGACCAGTAATTAAATTTCAACAAGATTTGTTGGTTGCGGCATTTAAAAATTATATCATGAAACACAAAAATGTGTTTTACGATTTATCACTTCCCAAAAAGCTAGATTACATTGAGAATGCCATTCATAAAGACATGAAATTCAGAAACTCTTTAAAAGGAATGGTTATTGGGCAGTTTACCGCTGAAGAATATGATATTTATATTCAAGATTCATGTGCTCTAAATAAGCGGATGATGAGCTTAGTCAAGGATCGCCTAGTTGATCATATTCAGTTGTTAGCATTTAAGGTTGCTTAA
- a CDS encoding mechanosensitive ion channel family protein, protein MAFNEHYFKDLFFSWGMSETLAIYLNMASLLFILIIVLIIADFVTRKILVNAFARFAKNSDTKIDDYLVQHKTPRNIAHLVPLAITIQFFPIVFVDFPQFERPVELFLKLLGILLVIWIIRSLLKTFETFFKTLPRLKDKPIDSYIQVVMLFVWVIGLAFAFAILTNISILTFFTTLGAASAILLLIFKDTILGFVASIQVAINDTVRIGDWITMDKYGADGDVIEINLSTVQVQNFDKTITNIPTYALISDSFKNWRGMSNSGGRRIKRSILIRPSSIKYLTNDEVEELKQIQLISDYLNTREKEIEQFNENNNIDKSLPINGRNLTNFGVFRKYIQEFIENHPAIKKDMTIMTRQLAPSSHGIPLEIYAFSSDQRWENYEYIMADIFDHILAAIPYFKLKVYELDFQPNE, encoded by the coding sequence TGAAACTTTGGCCATTTATTTAAATATGGCTTCACTTCTATTTATCCTTATTATTGTTTTAATAATTGCAGATTTTGTCACTCGAAAAATTTTAGTTAATGCTTTCGCTAGGTTTGCTAAAAACTCCGATACCAAAATCGATGACTATCTTGTACAACATAAGACTCCGCGAAATATTGCACATTTAGTACCTCTAGCAATAACCATTCAATTTTTCCCGATAGTTTTTGTCGATTTCCCACAATTTGAAAGACCGGTGGAACTCTTCTTAAAATTACTTGGCATTCTGCTAGTTATTTGGATTATTCGAAGTCTTCTGAAAACCTTTGAAACGTTCTTCAAAACCTTACCAAGATTGAAGGACAAACCAATAGATAGCTACATACAGGTAGTAATGCTTTTTGTATGGGTGATTGGTTTGGCCTTTGCTTTCGCAATCCTTACAAACATTTCGATACTGACGTTTTTTACGACCTTAGGTGCAGCTTCTGCTATACTTCTATTAATATTTAAGGATACCATCCTAGGTTTTGTAGCCAGTATTCAAGTTGCAATAAATGATACGGTAAGAATTGGGGATTGGATAACTATGGATAAATATGGTGCCGACGGGGATGTTATTGAGATTAACCTGTCTACAGTCCAGGTTCAAAATTTTGATAAGACCATTACCAACATACCAACCTATGCACTCATTAGCGATTCCTTTAAAAACTGGAGAGGAATGTCAAACTCTGGGGGAAGACGTATTAAAAGATCTATCTTGATAAGACCGAGCAGCATTAAATACCTTACTAATGATGAGGTTGAAGAATTAAAACAAATTCAGCTAATTTCCGATTACTTGAATACTAGAGAAAAAGAAATAGAACAGTTTAACGAGAATAACAATATTGACAAGAGTTTACCTATTAATGGTAGAAACCTTACCAATTTTGGAGTATTTAGAAAATATATACAAGAATTTATTGAAAATCATCCAGCCATTAAAAAGGATATGACCATTATGACCAGGCAATTGGCACCATCATCTCATGGTATTCCTTTGGAAATTTATGCTTTTAGCAGTGACCAACGATGGGAAAATTATGAATACATTATGGCTGATATTTTTGATCATATTTTGGCAGCCATTCCTTATTTCAAATTGAAAGTCTACGAATTAGATTTTCAACCTAATGAATAA